The Canis aureus isolate CA01 chromosome 9, VMU_Caureus_v.1.0, whole genome shotgun sequence genome has a segment encoding these proteins:
- the CGRRF1 gene encoding cell growth regulator with RING finger domain protein 1 isoform X2 encodes MRQVKNPFGLEITNPSSASISTGITLTTDCLEDSLLTCYWGCSVQKLYEALQKHFYCFRISTPQALEDALYSEYLYQEQYFIKKDSKEEIYCQLPRDTKIEDFGTVPRSRYPLVALLTLADEDDREIYDIISMVSVIHIPDKTYKLSCRILYQYLLLAQGQFHDLKQLFMSANNNSTPSSNPSPEEKSIDQSLLEKAGLSESEVEPPEENSKDCVVCQNGSVNWVLLPCRHTCLCDGCVRYFQQCPMCRQFVQESFTLCSQKEQEKDKQKAL; translated from the exons CTGGCATAACTTTGACAACAGATTGCCTAGAAGATAGCCTCCTTACATGTTATTGGGGGTGCAGTGTTCAAAAATTATATGAAGCTCTGCAAAAGCACTTTTATTGCTTCCGAATAAGCACTCCCCAAGCACTGGAAGATGCTCTGTATAGTGAATATCTCTATCAAGAACAGTATTT tattaaaaaggacagcaaagaagaaatatattgcCAGTTACCAAGAGATACTAAAATCGAAGACTTTGGTACAGTACCCAGATCTCGCTATCCATTGGTAGCACTTTTGACCCTAGCTGATGAGGATGACCGAGAAATTTATGATATT atttccaTGGTGTCAGTAATTCATATTCCGGATAAGACTTATAAACTTTCCTGTAGAATATTGTATCAATATTTACTCCTGGCTCAAGGTCAATTTCATGATCTTAAG caaCTTTTCATGTCTGCAAATAATAATTCCACTCCCTCCAGCAATCCCTCCCCAGAAGAAAAAAGCATAGACCAAAGTTTGCTGGAAAAGGCTGGGCTGTCTGAAAGTGAAGTGGAGCCTCCTGAAGAGAACAGCAAGGACTGTGTTGTTTGCCAGAACGGGAGTGTGAACTGGGTGCTCCTGCCATGTAGACACACGTGCTTGTGTGATGGCTGTGTTAGGTATTTTCAGCAGTGCCCAATGTGCAGGCAATTTGTTCAGGAATCTTTTACGCTTTGCAGTcaaaaggagcaagagaaagacaaacagaaagcTCTTTGA